TTTTGTACAGGAAATAGGACAAGACTCGGCCCAGCGCCTTACGAGCGAAACCGACCGCGACATTGCGGGGTATTTCTGGCCCAACAATAACCAGATCCTGTTTGTAAAAGATCAGGGTGGAGATGAGAATTATCGCTTATATGCTGTGAATATTGATGGAAGCAATTTGGTTTGTTTTACTGATTTTGAAGGCGTCAGAGCACAGATTATTGATGAATTGCCTGAAATTCCTGAAGAATTGATTATCGGAATGAACAAAAGGAATCCTCAGGTTTTTGATCCATACCGATTGAATATAGTGACCGGGGAACTAACTATGTTATATGAAAATCCTGGTAACATCATGGGCTGGATATTTGATCATGATGGAAAACTTCGTGCAGCTACTGCAATTGTGGATGGCATCAACACACAGTTGCTGTATCGCGAAACCGAGCAGGATGAATTCAAACCTGTATTAACAACCAGTTTTAAGGAAAGCGTTGATCCTATGTTTTTCACGTTCGACAATAAGGATGTATATGCGGTTTCTAATCTGGGGCGAGATAAAGCAGCCGTGGTAATTTTTGATATTGCCAATGGTCAGGAAAAGGAAGTGCTTTATGAAAATACTGATTACGATGTTTCCGGAGTCTTTTATTCCGAAAAACGAAAAGTTCTTACCTCAGCGTCTTATATTTCCTGGAAAAGGGAAAGATATTTCTTTGATGAAGAAACCCGATTATTGTTTGAACGTCTGAACAAGGAA
The window above is part of the Bacteroidota bacterium genome. Proteins encoded here:
- a CDS encoding prolyl oligopeptidase family serine peptidase, encoding MKKQLFILLIVTISFTMFFAGCTNEKVMKAKQYPLEDFFKNPEKTAYQISPDGMYYSFMAPYEDRLNIFVQEIGQDSAQRLTSETDRDIAGYFWPNNNQILFVKDQGGDENYRLYAVNIDGSNLVCFTDFEGVRAQIIDELPEIPEELIIGMNKRNPQVFDPYRLNIVTGELTMLYENPGNIMGWIFDHDGKLRAATAIVDGINTQLLYRETEQDEFKPVLTTSFKESVDPMFFTFDNKDVYAVSNLGRDKAAVVIFDIANGQEKEVLYENTDYDVSGVFYSEKRKVLTSASYISWKRERYFFDEETRLLFERLNKELGAYELGISDETKEEDKFIIRTYSDRSLGAYYIYDKNADQLSKIADVSPWLDENEMAQVLPIEYEARDGLKIPGYLTLPKGYTMETAKDLPVVVNPHGGPWARDNWGFNPEIQFLANRGYAVLQMNFRGSTGYGRKFWEASFKQWGLTMQDDITDGVNWLIEKGIA